A single genomic interval of Chryseobacterium paludis harbors:
- a CDS encoding bacteriocin-like protein, giving the protein MKNLRKLSKKDLKTVNGGNAPLCESGYRACVTGRDENGSPIWDCIPSTLPCRP; this is encoded by the coding sequence ATGAAAAATTTACGCAAATTATCAAAGAAAGACCTTAAGACTGTTAATGGAGGAAATGCCCCTTTGTGTGAATCAGGTTATAGAGCTTGTGTTACGGGAAGAGATGAAAATGGTTCTCCAATTTGGGATTGCATACCATCAACACTTCCTTGCAGACCTTAA
- a CDS encoding bacteriocin-like protein — protein sequence MKNLRKLSMKDLKAINGGSAPECPQGFKPCMIIGEDDTPKWTCVWASLPCKP from the coding sequence ATGAAAAATTTACGAAAGTTATCAATGAAAGATCTTAAAGCTATTAATGGTGGCAGTGCTCCGGAATGTCCACAAGGATTCAAGCCCTGTATGATAATTGGTGAAGACGACACACCAAAATGGACCTGTGTCTGGGCATCTTTACCATGTAAGCCTTAA
- a CDS encoding alpha/beta hydrolase family protein encodes MKIKLTICLLAFLNFYEAQENVTYQKPSAEILKLADYERPPSVLMNSKKDWVVFTYRPTYKTLEDLGQQEMKLGGLRINPVTNISSSVTYSNNLKVRKINDKNEVQVKGLPTNPKITNTSFSPDEKKLAFTNTTGKGVELWIVDLETATAKKITDDNLNANLGSPYIWYKDSQNLLIKILPQNRPALIDSSKDLPTGPIVSTADGKVSQNRTYQDLLKNPQDEKNFEILTAADIYNVDLSGNLKKIKDQDMYSGLSFSPDGNYLMATTIKKPFSYIVPLNRFPMTTTVYDAKWNVVKVVNEVPLNEIMPKGFASVRTGKRDMGWRSDMPATLVYAEALDGGDQSKSAEYRDEVFTWEAPFNTTAKSFFKTKQRYEGTSWTNDHYAIVSEDWYDTRNTKSFLVDLNNGESKVIDDRNYQDVYSDPGNFNTTKNQFGRTVLDMKGGKAYLIGDGFTKDGQHPFIDEMDMKTLKKKRLYTSNLKNAKEDIIDILNPAKGEVLTIQQSASQYPNYFKKNIKSNKSEPVTNFANPFESIKDVYKEVITYKRNDGVTLTGTLYLPANYDRKAKNEKLPLLIWAYPTEYKDKNTAGQNTQNPNDFTFPYYGSFVYWTTKGYAVLDDAAFPIIGEGKTEPNDTFIPQLVANAEAAINAVDQLGYIDRKKVAVGGHSYGAFMTANLLTHSKLFACGIARSGAYNRTLTPFGFQSEQRNYWDVPEIYNTMSPFMNADKMKTPLLLIHGDADNNPGTFTLQTERYFQALKNLGAPVKMVLLPKEAHGYVAKENILHLLWEQDQFLEKCLKK; translated from the coding sequence ATGAAGATAAAGTTAACTATCTGCCTTTTGGCGTTTCTTAATTTCTACGAAGCTCAGGAAAATGTTACTTACCAAAAACCATCTGCAGAAATTCTTAAGCTTGCAGATTATGAAAGACCTCCAAGTGTTTTGATGAACAGTAAAAAAGATTGGGTGGTATTTACCTATCGACCGACTTATAAAACATTGGAAGATCTTGGGCAACAGGAAATGAAATTAGGTGGTTTAAGAATCAATCCTGTTACTAATATTTCAAGTTCAGTAACCTATTCAAATAATCTTAAGGTTAGAAAGATAAATGATAAAAATGAAGTTCAGGTAAAAGGGTTACCGACTAATCCTAAAATTACCAATACCTCTTTTTCTCCAGACGAAAAGAAACTGGCTTTCACGAATACGACAGGTAAAGGAGTAGAACTTTGGATTGTAGATCTTGAAACTGCAACTGCCAAAAAGATTACAGATGATAATCTTAATGCTAACCTTGGTAGTCCATATATCTGGTACAAAGATTCTCAGAATTTATTAATAAAAATACTTCCACAAAACAGACCTGCATTAATAGATTCGAGCAAAGATCTGCCAACGGGTCCTATTGTATCTACAGCTGATGGAAAAGTTTCTCAAAACAGAACCTATCAGGATCTTCTTAAAAACCCTCAGGATGAAAAGAACTTTGAAATTCTTACAGCTGCAGATATTTATAATGTAGACCTTAGCGGGAATCTCAAGAAAATAAAGGATCAGGATATGTATTCTGGTTTAAGCTTTTCACCCGACGGTAATTATTTAATGGCAACCACTATTAAAAAACCATTCTCATACATTGTCCCTTTAAATAGATTTCCAATGACGACAACTGTTTACGATGCTAAATGGAATGTAGTGAAAGTGGTAAATGAAGTTCCATTAAACGAAATCATGCCTAAAGGTTTTGCATCCGTAAGAACAGGAAAAAGAGATATGGGCTGGAGAAGCGATATGCCTGCAACCTTGGTTTATGCTGAAGCTTTGGATGGTGGGGATCAATCTAAATCAGCAGAATACAGAGACGAAGTTTTTACCTGGGAAGCACCATTTAATACCACTGCAAAATCTTTCTTTAAAACAAAACAAAGATATGAAGGTACAAGTTGGACGAACGATCATTATGCTATTGTTTCAGAAGATTGGTATGATACCAGAAATACAAAATCTTTCTTAGTTGATTTAAACAACGGTGAATCGAAAGTTATTGATGACAGAAATTATCAGGATGTTTATAGTGATCCAGGGAATTTTAATACGACAAAAAATCAATTTGGAAGAACAGTTCTCGATATGAAAGGAGGGAAAGCTTATCTTATCGGGGATGGCTTTACAAAAGATGGACAACATCCTTTTATTGATGAAATGGATATGAAAACTTTAAAAAAGAAAAGACTATATACTTCGAATTTAAAGAATGCCAAAGAGGATATAATAGATATTCTTAATCCTGCAAAAGGAGAGGTTCTTACTATTCAGCAGTCTGCAAGTCAGTATCCGAATTATTTTAAGAAAAATATTAAATCTAATAAATCAGAGCCCGTAACTAATTTTGCCAATCCTTTTGAAAGTATAAAAGATGTGTATAAAGAAGTAATTACATACAAAAGAAATGATGGGGTAACATTAACAGGAACTCTTTATTTACCGGCTAATTATGATAGAAAAGCAAAGAACGAAAAACTTCCATTGCTGATCTGGGCATATCCGACGGAATACAAAGACAAGAATACGGCAGGGCAAAATACGCAGAATCCTAATGATTTTACTTTCCCTTATTACGGGTCTTTTGTGTATTGGACAACAAAAGGATATGCAGTTCTTGATGATGCAGCTTTCCCAATCATCGGAGAGGGAAAAACTGAACCTAATGATACTTTTATTCCACAATTAGTTGCCAATGCTGAAGCAGCGATTAATGCTGTAGACCAGTTGGGTTATATTGACAGAAAGAAAGTGGCTGTTGGAGGACATTCTTATGGGGCTTTTATGACGGCAAATCTTTTAACACACTCTAAACTATTCGCTTGCGGAATTGCAAGAAGTGGTGCATATAACAGAACTTTAACGCCTTTTGGTTTCCAGAGTGAACAAAGAAATTATTGGGACGTTCCGGAAATTTACAACACGATGTCTCCATTCATGAATGCTGATAAAATGAAAACCCCATTACTTTTAATTCATGGTGATGCAGATAACAATCCAGGAACTTTTACTTTACAGACAGAAAGATATTTCCAGGCTTTAAAAAATCTTGGTGCACCTGTAAAAATGGTTCTTTTACCTAAAGAAGCTCACGGTTATGTAGCTAAAGAAAATATACTTCACCTTTTATGGGAACAAGATCAGTTCTTAGAAAAATGTTTGAAGAAATAA